From one Eleginops maclovinus isolate JMC-PN-2008 ecotype Puerto Natales chromosome 7, JC_Emac_rtc_rv5, whole genome shotgun sequence genomic stretch:
- the tfcp2l1 gene encoding transcription factor CP2-like protein 1 isoform X8, translating into MEHQQLEGWRWNRPGDRILDIDIPLSEGIVEPRSHPMHLNTIEFLWDPVKKASVFIQVNCISTEFTPRKHGGEKGVPFRIQLDTFSTNEHGEYMEHVSSSSCQVKVFKPKGADRKLKTDREKIDKKALQDREKYQQSHESTVLKECSPWPDALNLSIHSSSTPSPVYHSFPTSCSFTDGNCSPNQPGELLMPACSDHLLPSSSPQDTQQWLQRHRFSPFCRLFCSFSGRKQSGSSAVVAGADLLRMSREDLIQICGPADGIRLFNTMKGSSAHVPRCIQPRLTVYVCQQQARHQPAIKPGAGDIYHALYLEELTLMDLSEKIAMLYSIPPQQITHIYRQKPSGIHILVSDEMVQNFREETSFILSTIRDESTDGYRVVLK; encoded by the exons ATGGAGCACCAGCAGCTGGAGGGATGGAGGTGGAACCGACCTGGAGACCGGATCCTTGATATAG ATATCCCGTTGTCAGAGGGGATTGTGGAGCCCCGTTCACACCCCATGCATCTCAACACAATCGAGTTCCTCTGGGATCCTGTGAAGAAGGCTTCTGTTTTCATCCAG GTAAACTGCATCAGCACTGAGTTCACCCCCAGGAAGCACGGAGGGGAGAAAGGAGTGCCGTTTCGTATCCAGTTGGACACTTTCAGCACCAATGAACACGGGGAGTACATGGAGCATGTCAGCTCTTCCAGCTGCCAGGTTAAAGTCTTCAAG CCTAAAGGAGCTGATCGCAAACTGAAGACGGACAGGGAGAAGATTGATAAGAAGGCGCTGCAGGACAGAGAAAAGTACCAACAGTCTCATGAGAGCACTGTGCTCAAAGAG TGTTCCCCTTGGCCTGATGCTCTGAACCTCAGcatccacagcagcagcactccATCACCAGTTTACCACAGCTTCCCGACCTCCTGCAGCTTCACAGATGG CAACTGTTCTCCAAACCAGCCAGGGGAGCTGCTAATGCCCGCCTGCTCAGAT CACCTCCTGCCATCGTCCTCACCGCAGGACACTCAGCAGTGGCTGCAGCGCCACAGGTTCTCACCTTTCTGCAGGCTCTTCTGCAGCTTCTCAG GAAGGAAGCAGAGTGGATCTTCTGCTGTTGTTGCAGGTGCAGATCTGTTGAGGATGAGCAGGGAGGACCTGATCCAGATCTGCGGTCCAGCAGACGGTATTCGCCTCTTCAATACGATGAAAGGAAG CTCTGCTCACGTTCCCAGGTGCATTCAGCCCCGTCTCACCGTATATGTGTGTCAGCAGCAGGCCAGACACCAACCTGCCATAAAGCCGGGGGCTGGAGACA TCTACCACGCTCTGTACCTGGAGGAGCTGACGCTGATGGACCTCTCTGAGAAGATCGCCATGCTGTACAGCATCCCTCCGCAGCAGATCACACACATCTACAGACAGAAGCCCAGCGGGATCCACATCCTAGTCTCTGACGAG atggTGCAGAACTTCAGGGAGGAAACAAGCTTCATCCTCAGCACTATAAGAG ATGAAAGCACGGATGGATACCGCGTGGTGTTGAAATGA
- the tfcp2l1 gene encoding transcription factor CP2-like protein 1 isoform X1 translates to MLFCHPQPESYHQHSASYIREALAPFLKDEEARLTAESVAKKTPLQVVLCAATSPAVKQQEETLTYLNQGQSYEIRLLNRKLVEYTDISCKYVKVGVRYCVCLFFYLHMTSSSFCSCLFSCSHFLVCHRSLNLPSTSGAGVSASSIVRVVFHDRRLQYMEHQQLEGWRWNRPGDRILDIDIPLSEGIVEPRSHPMHLNTIEFLWDPVKKASVFIQVNCISTEFTPRKHGGEKGVPFRIQLDTFSTNEHGEYMEHVSSSSCQVKVFKPKGADRKLKTDREKIDKKALQDREKYQQSHESTVLKECSPWPDALNLSIHSSSTPSPVYHSFPTSCSFTDGNCSPNQPGELLMPACSDHLLPSSSPQDTQQWLQRHRFSPFCRLFCSFSGRKQSGSSAVVAGADLLRMSREDLIQICGPADGIRLFNTMKGSSAHVPRCIQPRLTVYVCQQQARHQPAIKPGAGDIYHALYLEELTLMDLSEKIAMLYSIPPQQITHIYRQKPSGIHILVSDEMVQNFREETSFILSTIRDESTDGYRVVLK, encoded by the exons ATGCTGTTCTGCCACCCGCAGCCTGAGTCCTACCACCAGCACTCTGCTAGTTACATTAG AGAGGCCCTGGCACCTTTCTTGAAAGATGAAGAAGCGAGGCTCACGGCTGAAAGTGTTGCTAAGAAAACCCCGCTGCAGGTCGTCCTGTGTGCTGCCACCTCGCCGGCTgtgaagcagcaggaggagacgCTCACTTATCTCAACCAAG gtcAGTCCTACGAAATCCGTTTGCTTAACAGAAAACTAGTGGAGTATACAGATATAAGCTGCAAATATGTAAAGGTAGGTGTGCGgtattgtgtttgtctttttttttaccttcacatgacctcttcctctttctgctcCTGTCTGTTTTCATGTAGCCATTTCCTGGTTTGTCACAGGTCCCTGAACCTTCCTTCCACTTCAGGGGCCGGGGTGTCCGCCTCG AGCATTGTGCGCGTGGTGTTTCATGACCGCCGACTGCAGTACATGGAGCACCAGCAGCTGGAGGGATGGAGGTGGAACCGACCTGGAGACCGGATCCTTGATATAG ATATCCCGTTGTCAGAGGGGATTGTGGAGCCCCGTTCACACCCCATGCATCTCAACACAATCGAGTTCCTCTGGGATCCTGTGAAGAAGGCTTCTGTTTTCATCCAG GTAAACTGCATCAGCACTGAGTTCACCCCCAGGAAGCACGGAGGGGAGAAAGGAGTGCCGTTTCGTATCCAGTTGGACACTTTCAGCACCAATGAACACGGGGAGTACATGGAGCATGTCAGCTCTTCCAGCTGCCAGGTTAAAGTCTTCAAG CCTAAAGGAGCTGATCGCAAACTGAAGACGGACAGGGAGAAGATTGATAAGAAGGCGCTGCAGGACAGAGAAAAGTACCAACAGTCTCATGAGAGCACTGTGCTCAAAGAG TGTTCCCCTTGGCCTGATGCTCTGAACCTCAGcatccacagcagcagcactccATCACCAGTTTACCACAGCTTCCCGACCTCCTGCAGCTTCACAGATGG CAACTGTTCTCCAAACCAGCCAGGGGAGCTGCTAATGCCCGCCTGCTCAGAT CACCTCCTGCCATCGTCCTCACCGCAGGACACTCAGCAGTGGCTGCAGCGCCACAGGTTCTCACCTTTCTGCAGGCTCTTCTGCAGCTTCTCAG GAAGGAAGCAGAGTGGATCTTCTGCTGTTGTTGCAGGTGCAGATCTGTTGAGGATGAGCAGGGAGGACCTGATCCAGATCTGCGGTCCAGCAGACGGTATTCGCCTCTTCAATACGATGAAAGGAAG CTCTGCTCACGTTCCCAGGTGCATTCAGCCCCGTCTCACCGTATATGTGTGTCAGCAGCAGGCCAGACACCAACCTGCCATAAAGCCGGGGGCTGGAGACA TCTACCACGCTCTGTACCTGGAGGAGCTGACGCTGATGGACCTCTCTGAGAAGATCGCCATGCTGTACAGCATCCCTCCGCAGCAGATCACACACATCTACAGACAGAAGCCCAGCGGGATCCACATCCTAGTCTCTGACGAG atggTGCAGAACTTCAGGGAGGAAACAAGCTTCATCCTCAGCACTATAAGAG ATGAAAGCACGGATGGATACCGCGTGGTGTTGAAATGA
- the tfcp2l1 gene encoding transcription factor CP2-like protein 1 isoform X3, with product MLFCHPQPESYHQHSASYIREALAPFLKDEEARLTAESVAKKTPLQVVLCAATSPAVKQQEETLTYLNQGQSYEIRLLNRKLVEYTDISCKYVKVGVRYCVCLFFYLHMTSSSFCSCLFSCSHFLVCHRSLNLPSTSGAGVSASSIVRVVFHDRRLQYMEHQQLEGWRWNRPGDRILDIDIPLSEGIVEPRSHPMHLNTIEFLWDPVKKASVFIQVNCISTEFTPRKHGGEKGVPFRIQLDTFSTNEHGEYMEHVSSSSCQVKVFKPKGADRKLKTDREKIDKKALQDREKYQQSHESTVLKECSPWPDALNLSIHSSSTPSPVYHSFPTSCSFTDGNCSPNQPGELLMPACSDHLLPSSSPQDTQQWLQRHRFSPFCRLFCSFSGADLLRMSREDLIQICGPADGIRLFNTMKGSSAHVPRCIQPRLTVYVCQQQARHQPAIKPGAGDIYHALYLEELTLMDLSEKIAMLYSIPPQQITHIYRQKPSGIHILVSDEMVQNFREETSFILSTIRDESTDGYRVVLK from the exons ATGCTGTTCTGCCACCCGCAGCCTGAGTCCTACCACCAGCACTCTGCTAGTTACATTAG AGAGGCCCTGGCACCTTTCTTGAAAGATGAAGAAGCGAGGCTCACGGCTGAAAGTGTTGCTAAGAAAACCCCGCTGCAGGTCGTCCTGTGTGCTGCCACCTCGCCGGCTgtgaagcagcaggaggagacgCTCACTTATCTCAACCAAG gtcAGTCCTACGAAATCCGTTTGCTTAACAGAAAACTAGTGGAGTATACAGATATAAGCTGCAAATATGTAAAGGTAGGTGTGCGgtattgtgtttgtctttttttttaccttcacatgacctcttcctctttctgctcCTGTCTGTTTTCATGTAGCCATTTCCTGGTTTGTCACAGGTCCCTGAACCTTCCTTCCACTTCAGGGGCCGGGGTGTCCGCCTCG AGCATTGTGCGCGTGGTGTTTCATGACCGCCGACTGCAGTACATGGAGCACCAGCAGCTGGAGGGATGGAGGTGGAACCGACCTGGAGACCGGATCCTTGATATAG ATATCCCGTTGTCAGAGGGGATTGTGGAGCCCCGTTCACACCCCATGCATCTCAACACAATCGAGTTCCTCTGGGATCCTGTGAAGAAGGCTTCTGTTTTCATCCAG GTAAACTGCATCAGCACTGAGTTCACCCCCAGGAAGCACGGAGGGGAGAAAGGAGTGCCGTTTCGTATCCAGTTGGACACTTTCAGCACCAATGAACACGGGGAGTACATGGAGCATGTCAGCTCTTCCAGCTGCCAGGTTAAAGTCTTCAAG CCTAAAGGAGCTGATCGCAAACTGAAGACGGACAGGGAGAAGATTGATAAGAAGGCGCTGCAGGACAGAGAAAAGTACCAACAGTCTCATGAGAGCACTGTGCTCAAAGAG TGTTCCCCTTGGCCTGATGCTCTGAACCTCAGcatccacagcagcagcactccATCACCAGTTTACCACAGCTTCCCGACCTCCTGCAGCTTCACAGATGG CAACTGTTCTCCAAACCAGCCAGGGGAGCTGCTAATGCCCGCCTGCTCAGAT CACCTCCTGCCATCGTCCTCACCGCAGGACACTCAGCAGTGGCTGCAGCGCCACAGGTTCTCACCTTTCTGCAGGCTCTTCTGCAGCTTCTCAG GTGCAGATCTGTTGAGGATGAGCAGGGAGGACCTGATCCAGATCTGCGGTCCAGCAGACGGTATTCGCCTCTTCAATACGATGAAAGGAAG CTCTGCTCACGTTCCCAGGTGCATTCAGCCCCGTCTCACCGTATATGTGTGTCAGCAGCAGGCCAGACACCAACCTGCCATAAAGCCGGGGGCTGGAGACA TCTACCACGCTCTGTACCTGGAGGAGCTGACGCTGATGGACCTCTCTGAGAAGATCGCCATGCTGTACAGCATCCCTCCGCAGCAGATCACACACATCTACAGACAGAAGCCCAGCGGGATCCACATCCTAGTCTCTGACGAG atggTGCAGAACTTCAGGGAGGAAACAAGCTTCATCCTCAGCACTATAAGAG ATGAAAGCACGGATGGATACCGCGTGGTGTTGAAATGA
- the tfcp2l1 gene encoding transcription factor CP2-like protein 1 isoform X2, giving the protein MLFCHPQPESYHQHSASYIREALAPFLKDEEARLTAESVAKKTPLQVVLCAATSPAVKQQEETLTYLNQGQSYEIRLLNRKLVEYTDISCKYVKVGVRYCVCLFFYLHMTSSSFCSCLFSCSHFLVCHRSLNLPSTSGAGVSASSIVRVVFHDRRLQYMEHQQLEGWRWNRPGDRILDIDIPLSEGIVEPRSHPMHLNTIEFLWDPVKKASVFIQVNCISTEFTPRKHGGEKGVPFRIQLDTFSTNEHGEYMEHVSSSSCQVKVFKPKGADRKLKTDREKIDKKALQDREKYQQSHESTVLKECSPWPDALNLSIHSSSTPSPVYHSFPTSCSFTDGNCSPNQPGELLMPACSDHLLPSSSPQDTQQWLQRHRFSPFCRLFCSFSGRKQSGSSAVVAGADLLRMSREDLIQICGPADGIRLFNTMKGRCIQPRLTVYVCQQQARHQPAIKPGAGDIYHALYLEELTLMDLSEKIAMLYSIPPQQITHIYRQKPSGIHILVSDEMVQNFREETSFILSTIRDESTDGYRVVLK; this is encoded by the exons ATGCTGTTCTGCCACCCGCAGCCTGAGTCCTACCACCAGCACTCTGCTAGTTACATTAG AGAGGCCCTGGCACCTTTCTTGAAAGATGAAGAAGCGAGGCTCACGGCTGAAAGTGTTGCTAAGAAAACCCCGCTGCAGGTCGTCCTGTGTGCTGCCACCTCGCCGGCTgtgaagcagcaggaggagacgCTCACTTATCTCAACCAAG gtcAGTCCTACGAAATCCGTTTGCTTAACAGAAAACTAGTGGAGTATACAGATATAAGCTGCAAATATGTAAAGGTAGGTGTGCGgtattgtgtttgtctttttttttaccttcacatgacctcttcctctttctgctcCTGTCTGTTTTCATGTAGCCATTTCCTGGTTTGTCACAGGTCCCTGAACCTTCCTTCCACTTCAGGGGCCGGGGTGTCCGCCTCG AGCATTGTGCGCGTGGTGTTTCATGACCGCCGACTGCAGTACATGGAGCACCAGCAGCTGGAGGGATGGAGGTGGAACCGACCTGGAGACCGGATCCTTGATATAG ATATCCCGTTGTCAGAGGGGATTGTGGAGCCCCGTTCACACCCCATGCATCTCAACACAATCGAGTTCCTCTGGGATCCTGTGAAGAAGGCTTCTGTTTTCATCCAG GTAAACTGCATCAGCACTGAGTTCACCCCCAGGAAGCACGGAGGGGAGAAAGGAGTGCCGTTTCGTATCCAGTTGGACACTTTCAGCACCAATGAACACGGGGAGTACATGGAGCATGTCAGCTCTTCCAGCTGCCAGGTTAAAGTCTTCAAG CCTAAAGGAGCTGATCGCAAACTGAAGACGGACAGGGAGAAGATTGATAAGAAGGCGCTGCAGGACAGAGAAAAGTACCAACAGTCTCATGAGAGCACTGTGCTCAAAGAG TGTTCCCCTTGGCCTGATGCTCTGAACCTCAGcatccacagcagcagcactccATCACCAGTTTACCACAGCTTCCCGACCTCCTGCAGCTTCACAGATGG CAACTGTTCTCCAAACCAGCCAGGGGAGCTGCTAATGCCCGCCTGCTCAGAT CACCTCCTGCCATCGTCCTCACCGCAGGACACTCAGCAGTGGCTGCAGCGCCACAGGTTCTCACCTTTCTGCAGGCTCTTCTGCAGCTTCTCAG GAAGGAAGCAGAGTGGATCTTCTGCTGTTGTTGCAGGTGCAGATCTGTTGAGGATGAGCAGGGAGGACCTGATCCAGATCTGCGGTCCAGCAGACGGTATTCGCCTCTTCAATACGATGAAAGGAAG GTGCATTCAGCCCCGTCTCACCGTATATGTGTGTCAGCAGCAGGCCAGACACCAACCTGCCATAAAGCCGGGGGCTGGAGACA TCTACCACGCTCTGTACCTGGAGGAGCTGACGCTGATGGACCTCTCTGAGAAGATCGCCATGCTGTACAGCATCCCTCCGCAGCAGATCACACACATCTACAGACAGAAGCCCAGCGGGATCCACATCCTAGTCTCTGACGAG atggTGCAGAACTTCAGGGAGGAAACAAGCTTCATCCTCAGCACTATAAGAG ATGAAAGCACGGATGGATACCGCGTGGTGTTGAAATGA
- the tfcp2l1 gene encoding transcription factor CP2-like protein 1 isoform X5, which yields MLFCHPQPESYHQHSASYIREALAPFLKDEEARLTAESVAKKTPLQVVLCAATSPAVKQQEETLTYLNQGQSYEIRLLNRKLVEYTDISCKYVKSIVRVVFHDRRLQYMEHQQLEGWRWNRPGDRILDIDIPLSEGIVEPRSHPMHLNTIEFLWDPVKKASVFIQVNCISTEFTPRKHGGEKGVPFRIQLDTFSTNEHGEYMEHVSSSSCQVKVFKPKGADRKLKTDREKIDKKALQDREKYQQSHESTVLKECSPWPDALNLSIHSSSTPSPVYHSFPTSCSFTDGNCSPNQPGELLMPACSDHLLPSSSPQDTQQWLQRHRFSPFCRLFCSFSGRKQSGSSAVVAGADLLRMSREDLIQICGPADGIRLFNTMKGSSAHVPRCIQPRLTVYVCQQQARHQPAIKPGAGDIYHALYLEELTLMDLSEKIAMLYSIPPQQITHIYRQKPSGIHILVSDEMVQNFREETSFILSTIRDESTDGYRVVLK from the exons ATGCTGTTCTGCCACCCGCAGCCTGAGTCCTACCACCAGCACTCTGCTAGTTACATTAG AGAGGCCCTGGCACCTTTCTTGAAAGATGAAGAAGCGAGGCTCACGGCTGAAAGTGTTGCTAAGAAAACCCCGCTGCAGGTCGTCCTGTGTGCTGCCACCTCGCCGGCTgtgaagcagcaggaggagacgCTCACTTATCTCAACCAAG gtcAGTCCTACGAAATCCGTTTGCTTAACAGAAAACTAGTGGAGTATACAGATATAAGCTGCAAATATGTAAAG AGCATTGTGCGCGTGGTGTTTCATGACCGCCGACTGCAGTACATGGAGCACCAGCAGCTGGAGGGATGGAGGTGGAACCGACCTGGAGACCGGATCCTTGATATAG ATATCCCGTTGTCAGAGGGGATTGTGGAGCCCCGTTCACACCCCATGCATCTCAACACAATCGAGTTCCTCTGGGATCCTGTGAAGAAGGCTTCTGTTTTCATCCAG GTAAACTGCATCAGCACTGAGTTCACCCCCAGGAAGCACGGAGGGGAGAAAGGAGTGCCGTTTCGTATCCAGTTGGACACTTTCAGCACCAATGAACACGGGGAGTACATGGAGCATGTCAGCTCTTCCAGCTGCCAGGTTAAAGTCTTCAAG CCTAAAGGAGCTGATCGCAAACTGAAGACGGACAGGGAGAAGATTGATAAGAAGGCGCTGCAGGACAGAGAAAAGTACCAACAGTCTCATGAGAGCACTGTGCTCAAAGAG TGTTCCCCTTGGCCTGATGCTCTGAACCTCAGcatccacagcagcagcactccATCACCAGTTTACCACAGCTTCCCGACCTCCTGCAGCTTCACAGATGG CAACTGTTCTCCAAACCAGCCAGGGGAGCTGCTAATGCCCGCCTGCTCAGAT CACCTCCTGCCATCGTCCTCACCGCAGGACACTCAGCAGTGGCTGCAGCGCCACAGGTTCTCACCTTTCTGCAGGCTCTTCTGCAGCTTCTCAG GAAGGAAGCAGAGTGGATCTTCTGCTGTTGTTGCAGGTGCAGATCTGTTGAGGATGAGCAGGGAGGACCTGATCCAGATCTGCGGTCCAGCAGACGGTATTCGCCTCTTCAATACGATGAAAGGAAG CTCTGCTCACGTTCCCAGGTGCATTCAGCCCCGTCTCACCGTATATGTGTGTCAGCAGCAGGCCAGACACCAACCTGCCATAAAGCCGGGGGCTGGAGACA TCTACCACGCTCTGTACCTGGAGGAGCTGACGCTGATGGACCTCTCTGAGAAGATCGCCATGCTGTACAGCATCCCTCCGCAGCAGATCACACACATCTACAGACAGAAGCCCAGCGGGATCCACATCCTAGTCTCTGACGAG atggTGCAGAACTTCAGGGAGGAAACAAGCTTCATCCTCAGCACTATAAGAG ATGAAAGCACGGATGGATACCGCGTGGTGTTGAAATGA
- the tfcp2l1 gene encoding transcription factor CP2-like protein 1 isoform X7: MLFCHPQPESYHQHSASYIREALAPFLKDEEARLTAESVAKKTPLQVVLCAATSPAVKQQEETLTYLNQGQSYEIRLLNRKLVEYTDISCKYVKSIVRVVFHDRRLQYMEHQQLEGWRWNRPGDRILDIDIPLSEGIVEPRSHPMHLNTIEFLWDPVKKASVFIQVNCISTEFTPRKHGGEKGVPFRIQLDTFSTNEHGEYMEHVSSSSCQVKVFKPKGADRKLKTDREKIDKKALQDREKYQQSHESTVLKECSPWPDALNLSIHSSSTPSPVYHSFPTSCSFTDGNCSPNQPGELLMPACSDHLLPSSSPQDTQQWLQRHRFSPFCRLFCSFSGADLLRMSREDLIQICGPADGIRLFNTMKGRCIQPRLTVYVCQQQARHQPAIKPGAGDIYHALYLEELTLMDLSEKIAMLYSIPPQQITHIYRQKPSGIHILVSDEMVQNFREETSFILSTIRDESTDGYRVVLK; encoded by the exons ATGCTGTTCTGCCACCCGCAGCCTGAGTCCTACCACCAGCACTCTGCTAGTTACATTAG AGAGGCCCTGGCACCTTTCTTGAAAGATGAAGAAGCGAGGCTCACGGCTGAAAGTGTTGCTAAGAAAACCCCGCTGCAGGTCGTCCTGTGTGCTGCCACCTCGCCGGCTgtgaagcagcaggaggagacgCTCACTTATCTCAACCAAG gtcAGTCCTACGAAATCCGTTTGCTTAACAGAAAACTAGTGGAGTATACAGATATAAGCTGCAAATATGTAAAG AGCATTGTGCGCGTGGTGTTTCATGACCGCCGACTGCAGTACATGGAGCACCAGCAGCTGGAGGGATGGAGGTGGAACCGACCTGGAGACCGGATCCTTGATATAG ATATCCCGTTGTCAGAGGGGATTGTGGAGCCCCGTTCACACCCCATGCATCTCAACACAATCGAGTTCCTCTGGGATCCTGTGAAGAAGGCTTCTGTTTTCATCCAG GTAAACTGCATCAGCACTGAGTTCACCCCCAGGAAGCACGGAGGGGAGAAAGGAGTGCCGTTTCGTATCCAGTTGGACACTTTCAGCACCAATGAACACGGGGAGTACATGGAGCATGTCAGCTCTTCCAGCTGCCAGGTTAAAGTCTTCAAG CCTAAAGGAGCTGATCGCAAACTGAAGACGGACAGGGAGAAGATTGATAAGAAGGCGCTGCAGGACAGAGAAAAGTACCAACAGTCTCATGAGAGCACTGTGCTCAAAGAG TGTTCCCCTTGGCCTGATGCTCTGAACCTCAGcatccacagcagcagcactccATCACCAGTTTACCACAGCTTCCCGACCTCCTGCAGCTTCACAGATGG CAACTGTTCTCCAAACCAGCCAGGGGAGCTGCTAATGCCCGCCTGCTCAGAT CACCTCCTGCCATCGTCCTCACCGCAGGACACTCAGCAGTGGCTGCAGCGCCACAGGTTCTCACCTTTCTGCAGGCTCTTCTGCAGCTTCTCAG GTGCAGATCTGTTGAGGATGAGCAGGGAGGACCTGATCCAGATCTGCGGTCCAGCAGACGGTATTCGCCTCTTCAATACGATGAAAGGAAG GTGCATTCAGCCCCGTCTCACCGTATATGTGTGTCAGCAGCAGGCCAGACACCAACCTGCCATAAAGCCGGGGGCTGGAGACA TCTACCACGCTCTGTACCTGGAGGAGCTGACGCTGATGGACCTCTCTGAGAAGATCGCCATGCTGTACAGCATCCCTCCGCAGCAGATCACACACATCTACAGACAGAAGCCCAGCGGGATCCACATCCTAGTCTCTGACGAG atggTGCAGAACTTCAGGGAGGAAACAAGCTTCATCCTCAGCACTATAAGAG ATGAAAGCACGGATGGATACCGCGTGGTGTTGAAATGA
- the tfcp2l1 gene encoding transcription factor CP2-like protein 1 isoform X4 produces MLFCHPQPESYHQHSASYIREALAPFLKDEEARLTAESVAKKTPLQVVLCAATSPAVKQQEETLTYLNQGQSYEIRLLNRKLVEYTDISCKYVKVGVRYCVCLFFYLHMTSSSFCSCLFSCSHFLVCHRSLNLPSTSGAGVSASSIVRVVFHDRRLQYMEHQQLEGWRWNRPGDRILDIDIPLSEGIVEPRSHPMHLNTIEFLWDPVKKASVFIQVNCISTEFTPRKHGGEKGVPFRIQLDTFSTNEHGEYMEHVSSSSCQVKVFKPKGADRKLKTDREKIDKKALQDREKYQQSHESTVLKECSPWPDALNLSIHSSSTPSPVYHSFPTSCSFTDGNCSPNQPGELLMPACSDHLLPSSSPQDTQQWLQRHRFSPFCRLFCSFSGADLLRMSREDLIQICGPADGIRLFNTMKGRCIQPRLTVYVCQQQARHQPAIKPGAGDIYHALYLEELTLMDLSEKIAMLYSIPPQQITHIYRQKPSGIHILVSDEMVQNFREETSFILSTIRDESTDGYRVVLK; encoded by the exons ATGCTGTTCTGCCACCCGCAGCCTGAGTCCTACCACCAGCACTCTGCTAGTTACATTAG AGAGGCCCTGGCACCTTTCTTGAAAGATGAAGAAGCGAGGCTCACGGCTGAAAGTGTTGCTAAGAAAACCCCGCTGCAGGTCGTCCTGTGTGCTGCCACCTCGCCGGCTgtgaagcagcaggaggagacgCTCACTTATCTCAACCAAG gtcAGTCCTACGAAATCCGTTTGCTTAACAGAAAACTAGTGGAGTATACAGATATAAGCTGCAAATATGTAAAGGTAGGTGTGCGgtattgtgtttgtctttttttttaccttcacatgacctcttcctctttctgctcCTGTCTGTTTTCATGTAGCCATTTCCTGGTTTGTCACAGGTCCCTGAACCTTCCTTCCACTTCAGGGGCCGGGGTGTCCGCCTCG AGCATTGTGCGCGTGGTGTTTCATGACCGCCGACTGCAGTACATGGAGCACCAGCAGCTGGAGGGATGGAGGTGGAACCGACCTGGAGACCGGATCCTTGATATAG ATATCCCGTTGTCAGAGGGGATTGTGGAGCCCCGTTCACACCCCATGCATCTCAACACAATCGAGTTCCTCTGGGATCCTGTGAAGAAGGCTTCTGTTTTCATCCAG GTAAACTGCATCAGCACTGAGTTCACCCCCAGGAAGCACGGAGGGGAGAAAGGAGTGCCGTTTCGTATCCAGTTGGACACTTTCAGCACCAATGAACACGGGGAGTACATGGAGCATGTCAGCTCTTCCAGCTGCCAGGTTAAAGTCTTCAAG CCTAAAGGAGCTGATCGCAAACTGAAGACGGACAGGGAGAAGATTGATAAGAAGGCGCTGCAGGACAGAGAAAAGTACCAACAGTCTCATGAGAGCACTGTGCTCAAAGAG TGTTCCCCTTGGCCTGATGCTCTGAACCTCAGcatccacagcagcagcactccATCACCAGTTTACCACAGCTTCCCGACCTCCTGCAGCTTCACAGATGG CAACTGTTCTCCAAACCAGCCAGGGGAGCTGCTAATGCCCGCCTGCTCAGAT CACCTCCTGCCATCGTCCTCACCGCAGGACACTCAGCAGTGGCTGCAGCGCCACAGGTTCTCACCTTTCTGCAGGCTCTTCTGCAGCTTCTCAG GTGCAGATCTGTTGAGGATGAGCAGGGAGGACCTGATCCAGATCTGCGGTCCAGCAGACGGTATTCGCCTCTTCAATACGATGAAAGGAAG GTGCATTCAGCCCCGTCTCACCGTATATGTGTGTCAGCAGCAGGCCAGACACCAACCTGCCATAAAGCCGGGGGCTGGAGACA TCTACCACGCTCTGTACCTGGAGGAGCTGACGCTGATGGACCTCTCTGAGAAGATCGCCATGCTGTACAGCATCCCTCCGCAGCAGATCACACACATCTACAGACAGAAGCCCAGCGGGATCCACATCCTAGTCTCTGACGAG atggTGCAGAACTTCAGGGAGGAAACAAGCTTCATCCTCAGCACTATAAGAG ATGAAAGCACGGATGGATACCGCGTGGTGTTGAAATGA